From a single Photobacterium gaetbulicola Gung47 genomic region:
- a CDS encoding biotin--protein ligase (COG0340,COG1654), with product MKEHATRLALIAKLADGQFHSGEALGEALGISRAAVSKHIKVLRSWGVDIFRLQGKGYSLPAKLELLDCDKILAQVKCPSLEVIPVIDSTNQYLLERVATLPKGACCLAEYQQAGRGRRGRQWLSPFGSNLYLSMYWRLDAGIAAAMGLSLVVGVAIAEALESLGAEGIKVKWPNDLYYQDRKLAGILVELSGQAGEAAHLVIGMGLNIAMPEAEGEAIEQSWTNLSEACDSLPERNELAAALINQLHSALNDYEESGMEGFTSRWNRLDNFLDRPVKLLMGNRVVEGIARGINSQGALLLETEQGISPYLGGEISLRGC from the coding sequence ATGAAAGAGCATGCTACACGCCTTGCCCTGATTGCGAAGTTGGCTGATGGGCAGTTTCATTCAGGGGAAGCCTTGGGGGAAGCGCTTGGGATCTCACGCGCGGCCGTCAGTAAGCATATTAAGGTACTGCGGTCATGGGGAGTTGATATTTTCCGCCTCCAGGGTAAGGGCTACAGCTTGCCGGCAAAACTAGAACTGCTTGATTGCGATAAGATCTTGGCTCAGGTAAAGTGCCCGAGCTTAGAGGTTATTCCTGTGATTGACTCGACTAATCAGTATTTGCTAGAGCGGGTCGCGACCTTGCCCAAGGGGGCCTGTTGCTTGGCTGAGTACCAGCAGGCCGGACGTGGCCGGCGTGGCCGCCAGTGGTTATCGCCGTTTGGCAGTAACCTGTACCTTTCGATGTACTGGCGGCTTGATGCAGGAATTGCAGCTGCCATGGGGCTGAGTTTGGTGGTCGGCGTCGCGATTGCCGAAGCGCTTGAATCGTTGGGGGCAGAAGGGATCAAGGTCAAGTGGCCCAATGATCTCTATTACCAAGACCGCAAGCTTGCGGGCATCTTGGTGGAACTGTCAGGCCAAGCCGGTGAAGCGGCACATTTGGTGATAGGCATGGGGCTCAATATCGCAATGCCAGAAGCTGAAGGCGAGGCGATTGAGCAGTCATGGACCAATCTGAGCGAGGCCTGCGATAGCCTGCCTGAACGCAACGAACTTGCTGCCGCATTGATAAATCAACTTCATAGCGCCTTGAACGATTATGAAGAAAGCGGGATGGAAGGCTTTACGTCGCGCTGGAATAGGCTGGATAACTTTTTGGACCGCCCCGTAAAGTTGTTGATGGGTAACCGTGTAGTGGAAGGGATAGCTCGCGGGATCAACAGCCAGGGAGCGTTATTACTGGAAACCGAGCAAGGGATATCCCCTTATCTTGGTGGTGAAATCAGCCTTAGAGGTTGTTGA
- a CDS encoding phosphatidylserine synthase (COG1502): protein MDSAIANKQRIEQLPCIAHKPEDLETLLDAGSFRERLHQEISNAKARIYLVALYLQDDDGGRGILKALYEAKQANPGLDIKVLVDWHRAQRGLIGADKSDGNAALYREFSEKYEHQIDILGVPVRNREVFGVLHLKGFVVDDKIIYSGASLNDVYLAQHQRYRYDRYHVIKNAQLADSMASFIVDTLVNSDAVNCLSQANRPETRNLKGAIKELRHQLQKASYQFEAEQVSDTEVGLTPLVGLGKRKNKLNQHICTLIASAQQELTICTPYFNFPRSVSREVKRALRRGVKVTIVVGDKTANDFYIPPSEPFKTIAGLPYLYEVNLRNFAKQNEGAIARRQLAIHLWKHNDNSFHLKGIWVDRSYMLITGNNLNPRAWKLDLENAILVHDKQQLLAEQKQRELDRILEHTQLVGSYKFIDKIDAYPAPVRKLIKRIRRVKADHILNQIL from the coding sequence ATGGATTCAGCTATTGCTAACAAGCAACGCATTGAGCAACTGCCGTGTATTGCACACAAGCCAGAAGATTTAGAGACCCTTCTCGATGCAGGATCGTTCCGTGAACGTCTCCACCAAGAAATCTCCAATGCCAAAGCGCGTATTTATCTAGTTGCGCTTTACCTCCAAGATGACGACGGTGGACGAGGGATCCTCAAGGCACTGTACGAAGCCAAGCAGGCAAACCCTGGGCTTGATATCAAAGTCCTAGTTGATTGGCACCGAGCTCAACGTGGGCTTATTGGTGCTGATAAATCTGATGGAAATGCCGCCCTATACCGTGAGTTCTCGGAAAAATACGAACACCAGATTGATATTCTCGGTGTACCGGTTCGTAACCGGGAAGTCTTTGGCGTGTTACACCTCAAGGGCTTTGTTGTCGATGACAAGATCATCTACAGCGGTGCCAGTCTCAACGATGTCTATCTGGCTCAACACCAGCGTTACCGTTACGATCGCTATCATGTGATCAAAAATGCCCAGCTGGCCGACAGCATGGCCAGCTTCATTGTCGATACCTTGGTCAACAGTGATGCCGTTAACTGCCTCAGCCAAGCCAACCGTCCAGAGACCCGTAACCTGAAAGGGGCAATCAAGGAGCTGCGCCATCAACTTCAGAAAGCCAGCTATCAGTTTGAAGCTGAGCAGGTCTCTGATACCGAAGTAGGTCTTACCCCGCTCGTGGGGCTTGGCAAGCGTAAGAACAAGCTTAACCAGCATATCTGCACCCTGATTGCGAGTGCCCAACAAGAGCTGACCATTTGCACCCCTTACTTTAACTTCCCACGCAGCGTCAGCCGTGAAGTCAAAAGGGCACTACGCCGTGGTGTGAAAGTGACTATCGTAGTTGGTGATAAGACCGCAAATGACTTCTACATTCCACCTAGCGAACCTTTCAAGACTATCGCAGGTCTACCTTACCTGTACGAGGTCAACCTGCGAAACTTCGCCAAGCAAAATGAAGGGGCTATAGCTAGACGACAGCTTGCAATTCATCTTTGGAAGCACAATGACAACAGCTTCCATCTCAAGGGGATTTGGGTTGACAGAAGCTATATGCTGATCACAGGTAACAACCTCAACCCTAGAGCTTGGAAACTAGACTTAGAGAATGCCATCCTTGTCCATGACAAGCAGCAGCTTCTGGCCGAACAGAAACAACGTGAACTCGACCGTATCCTCGAGCACACCCAGCTTGTTGGTAGCTATAAATTCATCGATAAAATTGATGCTTACCCTGCCCCGGTGCGAAAGTTGATCAAGCGTATTCGTCGGGTCAAGGCCGATCATATCCTTAATCAGATCCTGTAA
- a CDS encoding putative UDP-N-acetylpyruvoylglucosamine reductase (COG0812): protein MKVLQDRSLAPFHTFGLDVRAKDIVVAETTQDLVSIWQEPRYQELPKLILGQGSNVLFCDDFAGVVVLNRISGIEIEETPDAFLLHVGAGEDWHQLVTQTVEQGMPGLENLALIPGCVGSSPIQNIGAYGVELKDICAYVDTVELTTGKETRLTAKECQFGYRDSIFKHELKNSHAITAVGLCLKKAWTPVISYGPLAQFDPLTVTAKDILSAVCEIRQAKLPDPKVLGNAGSFFKNPVVTEETVKHLLAHYPSMPHYPQSSGQEKLAAGWLIDQCQLKGHQIGGARVHDQQALVLVNYHNAQIGDVLLLAQFVVDSVKEKFGIVLEHEVRFMAGAKETTLAEVCG, encoded by the coding sequence ATGAAAGTTTTGCAAGATAGGTCGCTAGCACCTTTTCATACATTTGGTCTGGATGTGAGGGCCAAAGACATTGTCGTTGCCGAGACAACACAAGATCTGGTATCTATCTGGCAAGAACCACGATATCAGGAACTGCCTAAATTAATCCTTGGCCAAGGGAGCAATGTCCTTTTCTGTGACGATTTTGCCGGTGTTGTTGTTCTCAACCGTATCAGCGGGATTGAAATCGAAGAAACCCCGGATGCTTTTCTTCTTCATGTCGGGGCTGGCGAGGACTGGCATCAGCTGGTCACCCAAACCGTAGAGCAAGGAATGCCTGGGCTGGAAAACCTCGCCTTGATCCCGGGGTGTGTTGGCTCCTCTCCGATTCAGAATATCGGTGCATACGGGGTCGAGCTGAAAGATATTTGTGCCTATGTCGATACGGTTGAGCTCACCACCGGTAAGGAGACTCGATTAACAGCCAAAGAGTGCCAATTTGGTTATCGCGATTCGATTTTTAAGCACGAATTGAAAAACAGTCATGCTATTACTGCCGTCGGGCTCTGTTTGAAGAAAGCGTGGACGCCGGTGATTTCTTATGGCCCGTTGGCGCAGTTTGATCCTCTCACAGTAACCGCGAAAGACATTCTGTCGGCAGTATGCGAGATCCGTCAAGCCAAATTGCCAGATCCCAAGGTATTGGGCAATGCCGGCAGTTTCTTCAAAAACCCCGTTGTTACTGAGGAGACTGTTAAGCATCTACTTGCACATTATCCGTCGATGCCGCATTATCCTCAATCCAGCGGCCAGGAAAAACTTGCAGCCGGTTGGCTCATTGATCAGTGTCAGCTTAAAGGCCATCAGATTGGTGGGGCCCGGGTGCATGATCAGCAGGCGCTGGTTCTGGTGAATTACCACAATGCCCAAATTGGGGATGTCTTGCTCCTGGCCCAGTTTGTCGTGGACAGTGTGAAAGAGAAGTTCGGTATTGTGTTGGAGCATGAGGTTCGTTTCATGGCTGGGGCCAAAGAAACGACATTGGCTGAGGTTTGCGGATGA
- a CDS encoding hypothetical protein (COG0454) → MSKLRFHQLEPLRFPLINRFYKAYYPAGKAKKDEVIWIGENTKGIQACVRFKQFADFQLLTGMLVHPDLRTQGQGAALLTACHAQLSAQPCYCFAFSYLESFYQTAGFVTLDDNQLPEALRTRIIRYRQSGKTLTPMLYDQRSSVN, encoded by the coding sequence ATGAGCAAGCTTAGATTCCATCAACTAGAACCCCTGCGTTTTCCATTGATCAACCGCTTTTATAAGGCTTACTACCCAGCAGGAAAGGCAAAAAAAGATGAGGTGATTTGGATTGGCGAGAATACCAAAGGCATTCAAGCCTGTGTCAGGTTCAAGCAATTTGCAGACTTCCAGTTACTGACTGGAATGCTGGTTCATCCTGATTTACGCACTCAAGGCCAAGGCGCAGCCCTGCTAACCGCTTGCCACGCCCAGCTATCAGCACAGCCTTGCTACTGTTTTGCTTTTAGTTATTTAGAGTCGTTTTACCAAACTGCAGGTTTTGTAACGCTAGATGACAATCAATTACCAGAGGCGTTACGTACAAGGATCATCCGCTACCGACAAAGCGGTAAAACACTAACACCGATGCTCTATGATCAAAGAAGCAGCGTGAATTGA
- a CDS encoding putative pyrazinamidase/nicotinamidase PncA (COG1335), with protein MSIAAIDVDPQKTFTPLCPNELPVGEGDTIGSELNQQAKLANYRVLTKDAHPHNAIWVVKAHEDMLSPLDHPNADLTWVSHAVPGTTGFETIPDLPPVTDYDHVIWKGIEPDLHPYGACYHDLQEKLSTGLIEWLQSKDVSTVLIGGLATDYCVKTTALQLQATGLFIVIVNLAACRGIAAETIKQACHEMKEAGIRVCSSTEAVKALL; from the coding sequence ATGAGTATCGCAGCCATAGATGTGGACCCACAAAAGACATTTACGCCACTTTGCCCTAATGAACTGCCAGTGGGTGAAGGCGATACCATTGGCTCTGAACTCAACCAACAAGCAAAGTTGGCAAACTATCGGGTATTGACTAAAGATGCTCATCCCCATAACGCGATATGGGTAGTAAAGGCGCATGAAGATATGCTTTCACCACTCGATCACCCTAATGCGGATTTAACCTGGGTCAGTCACGCCGTGCCAGGCACTACCGGTTTCGAAACCATTCCGGATCTTCCGCCTGTCACCGATTATGATCATGTGATCTGGAAGGGGATCGAGCCGGATCTTCACCCATACGGTGCTTGTTATCACGATCTTCAAGAGAAACTCAGTACCGGCCTGATCGAATGGCTGCAAAGCAAAGATGTCAGCACTGTACTGATTGGTGGCTTGGCGACCGACTACTGCGTCAAAACTACCGCTCTTCAGCTACAAGCAACAGGCTTATTTATAGTCATCGTCAATCTTGCCGCTTGTCGTGGCATTGCCGCAGAGACCATTAAGCAAGCCTGTCATGAAATGAAAGAAGCGGGGATCAGGGTTTGTAGTAGCACAGAGGCTGTCAAAGCCCTGCTATAA
- a CDS encoding elongation factor Tu (COG0050) codes for MSKEKFERTKPHVNVGTIGHVDHGKTTLTAAICTTLAKVYGGEAKDFASIDNAPEERERGITISTSHVEYDTPTRHYAHVDCPGHADYVKNMITGAAQMDGGILVVAATDGPMPQTREHILLGRQVGIPYIIVFMNKCDMVDDEELLELVEMEVRELLSEYEFPGDDCPVIMGSALGALNGEKEWEDKIVELAEALDNYIPEPERAIDRPFILPIEDVFSIQGRGTVVTGRVEQGIITVGDEVEIIGIKETTTTTCTGVEMFRKLLDEGRAGENVGVLLRGTKRDEVERGQVLAKPGSITPHTTFESEVYVLSKDEGGRHTPFFKGYRPQFYFRTTDVTGTIELPEGVEMVMPGDNIKMVVTLIAPIAMDEGLRFAIREGGRTVGAGVVAKIVE; via the coding sequence ATGTCTAAAGAAAAATTTGAACGTACTAAACCGCACGTTAACGTTGGTACTATCGGCCACGTTGACCACGGTAAAACAACTCTAACAGCTGCTATCTGTACTACGCTTGCAAAAGTATACGGTGGTGAGGCTAAAGACTTCGCATCTATCGATAACGCTCCAGAAGAGCGCGAGCGTGGTATCACAATCTCTACTTCTCACGTAGAGTACGATACTCCAACTCGTCACTACGCACACGTAGACTGCCCAGGACACGCCGATTACGTTAAAAACATGATCACTGGTGCTGCGCAGATGGACGGTGGTATCCTAGTTGTTGCTGCAACTGACGGCCCAATGCCTCAGACTCGTGAGCACATCCTACTAGGCCGTCAGGTTGGTATCCCTTACATCATCGTGTTCATGAACAAGTGTGACATGGTTGATGACGAAGAGCTTCTAGAGCTAGTTGAGATGGAAGTTCGTGAACTTCTATCTGAGTACGAATTCCCAGGTGACGACTGCCCAGTAATCATGGGTTCTGCTCTTGGCGCGCTAAACGGCGAGAAAGAGTGGGAAGACAAGATTGTTGAGCTAGCTGAAGCACTAGACAACTACATCCCAGAGCCAGAGCGTGCGATCGATCGTCCGTTCATCCTACCTATTGAAGATGTATTCTCAATCCAGGGCCGTGGTACTGTTGTAACTGGTCGTGTTGAGCAGGGTATCATCACTGTAGGTGACGAAGTAGAAATCATCGGTATCAAAGAGACCACTACTACTACTTGTACTGGTGTTGAGATGTTCCGTAAGCTTCTTGACGAAGGCCGTGCTGGTGAGAACGTTGGTGTTCTTCTACGTGGTACTAAGCGTGACGAAGTTGAGCGTGGTCAGGTTCTTGCTAAGCCAGGTTCTATCACTCCGCACACTACTTTCGAGTCAGAAGTATACGTTCTGTCTAAAGACGAAGGTGGCCGTCACACGCCATTCTTCAAAGGCTACCGTCCACAGTTCTACTTCCGTACAACTGACGTAACTGGTACTATCGAGCTACCAGAAGGCGTAGAAATGGTTATGCCTGGCGACAACATCAAGATGGTTGTTACTCTAATCGCTCCTATCGCGATGGACGAAGGTCTTCGCTTCGCAATCCG
- a CDS encoding hypothetical protein (COG1521), with the protein MQILIEAGNSYVKVAQLFEDGHFTLLGRYPSRKLEMVLEPLLENGVTRIVFASVGPVEIDNSIQRISQLANIPVMQVKTLKKDFGVKNAYSEYQYLGVDRWLTLVAIRQEFKAPTVIVDIGTALTFDVMTEEGKHLGGWIAPGYQLMMKSVLENTTKVFADREHSDTLTFADNTADGLKNGCRAALVGLIEYGLAQARERLKTEPKVILCGGGVRHLPQHWGKEFYHRSDLVLEGLALYAKCR; encoded by the coding sequence ATGCAAATTTTGATTGAAGCGGGCAACAGTTATGTAAAAGTTGCCCAACTGTTTGAAGATGGTCATTTTACGCTGCTGGGACGCTACCCAAGCCGCAAATTGGAAATGGTCCTGGAGCCCTTACTGGAGAACGGAGTCACCAGAATCGTATTCGCGAGCGTTGGGCCGGTAGAGATTGATAATTCCATCCAACGTATCTCGCAGCTAGCTAACATTCCCGTGATGCAGGTAAAGACGCTGAAAAAAGATTTTGGTGTCAAAAACGCGTACAGCGAGTACCAATACTTGGGTGTTGACCGGTGGCTGACGTTGGTGGCGATCCGCCAGGAATTCAAAGCGCCAACTGTTATTGTGGATATTGGCACTGCGCTGACCTTTGATGTGATGACGGAAGAGGGTAAGCATCTTGGCGGTTGGATTGCCCCGGGCTACCAGTTGATGATGAAGTCGGTGCTGGAGAATACCACCAAGGTGTTCGCTGACCGGGAGCACAGCGATACTCTGACATTTGCCGATAATACCGCCGACGGGCTGAAGAACGGTTGCCGGGCGGCGTTGGTGGGGTTGATTGAGTACGGCCTGGCTCAGGCCAGGGAGCGACTAAAAACCGAACCCAAGGTGATCCTGTGCGGGGGTGGGGTACGACATTTGCCGCAGCATTGGGGGAAAGAGTTCTACCACCGCTCTGATTTGGTGTTGGAAGGCCTTGCTTTGTATGCAAAATGTCGGTAG